The window TGTAAACCAAGGTGGTTATTATGGGTTGCCTCGTAAATTAGCGATAGCGAGAGCTGAAAAATACCTACGTATTCTTGATCTGTGGGATAAACGTAATAGTCGGGCTCGAATGTTATCGGGTGGGATGAAGCGTCGCTTAATGATTGCCAGAGCGCTAGTCCATGAGCCGAAATTATTGATTCTAGATGAACCTACCGCTGGCGTTGATATCGAGCTGCGTCGTTCAATGTGGGACTTCTTACGAGATATTAATCAGCAGGGTATTACTATTATTTTAACGACCCATTATTTAGAAGAAGCAGAAATGCTATGCCGTAATATTGGTATTATTCAAAATGGTGAGTTGATTGCCAATACATCAATGAAAAATTTACTGGCTAATGCTAAAAATGAGACGTTGATTTTTGATTATTTACCCATTGATAAAACACCAGATTTAGCTGGATACCGCTATAAAATTATAGAGCCGGGGTCGCTCGAAATTGAAATTGATAAAGTGAAAGGATTAAATCCGCTCTTTAAACTTTTTGAACAGCAACAAATTCAGATCATCAGTATGCATAATAAAGGGAATCGTCTTGAAGAACTATTCATTGATTTAGTGCGTGGTGAATTTAAAGGAGAGAGTCATGAATAGTTTATATTGGATTGCCCTTAAAAGTATTTGGCGTAAAGAGATCACCCGATTTATGCGAATTTGGGTACAAACACTGATCCCACCAGTCGTGACTATGTCGCTTTATTTCATTATTTTTGGTAATTTAATCGGTTCACGCGTTGGTGATATGGGCGGCTTTAGTTATATGCAGTTTATTGTGCCGGGTTTAATTATGATGTCGGTGATCACCAATTCATATACCAATGTCTGTTCTTCATTCTTTAGTTCTAAATTCCAACACAATATTGAAGAGTTATTAGTTGCACCAGTTCCAACTCACATCATTATTTGGGGATATGTTGGTGGTGGTGTTGCGCGAGGAGTTTTCACTGGCATATTAGTAACCATTATTTCAATGCTTTTTGTTAGTTATGATGTTCACTCTTGGGCGATGATAATTTGTACATTGCTACTGACAGCGATTCTTTTTTCATTAGCAGGTTTATTGAATGCTGTTTTTGCAAAATCATTTGATGATATTAGTATTGTTCCAACCTTTGTATTGACACCCTTAACTTATTTAGGTGGGGTATTTTACTCATTAACATTGTTACCGACTTTTTGGCAATGGGTATCAAAGCTTAACCCGATTGTCTATATGATCAATGGTTTTCGTTATGGGTTTTTAGGTGTTTCCGATGTTTCGTTAATATTCACTTTCTCAATGCTAATTCTTTTTGTGGTGGTGATGTATATCATCTGCTGGCGAATTATTGAAAGTGGCCGTGGACTACGCAGCTAATTACTAAAAATATCTTAAAATAACTCGCTAATTTTAGCTAGCAATTAGCGAGTTTTATTATCAATCTTAAGAAAATTTTAACTTTGTAGTAAGCTCAGTAAAAATAACCCCTAATGCATAAGCGCCTGCATCTGGATAACCAATACTACGTTCGCCAACTGTACCGGCTCGTCCCATTCTTGCTGCGATGAGTTTGGTTTTTTCTGCACCATCAACAGCGGCTTTAGCTCCTGCTTCAAAGGCTTCTTTTATTGAACTTGATGAATTAGCCAGCTGACTCCAGCTATCTGCACATGGCACTAAGGCATCGATTAGCGTTTTATCACCAACTACAGCCCCTCGTCCAAATGAGCGTTTACCAACGGTTTGAATACCATTTACTGCTGCTTGTAGCATATCGGCAAAGTCAGAGAGCGATAATGATTGTTTTGCAATACAGCTTTTCGCTGCTGATTTAAAGGCGAATCCCCAAATTGGACCAGATGCACCGCCACAATGTTCCATAATTACAATTGAACAGTGATCGAGAAAACTGCCAATATCTTTAGATTGAGCAATAATATCATTCCATTCTCGTTTGAGTTGCTTAAATCCTTTCGCTACGCTCATACCAAAGTCACCGTCTCCAGCGTATGAGTCAAGATCACAAAATGGTTGCTCATTTTTAATAATAATTTCACCCATTTCATGAATGAGATATTTTAAATTACCAAACGAAAAGTTATTCCCCATGACTTGGTTATTACCAATATCAGTAAGTTCAGTTTCCTGAACATCAACGATAGTCGTTGAAAATAGTAATTTTGGATCAAAATGATAATTGCTATCTTCTTTTGTGATATGTAGGGCTGGTGTTTGGCATGGAATATGTAAATACTGTTTTAATTCATTATCAAGCTTCATAATTGAAACTGATGCTCCAGCCATATCGATACTGGTCATATAGTTACCAACTAAAATTTTATCGATAGTGGTCTGTTTTGCCGCTAACTCTTGGGTGACATAATAATTTAGTACATAGAGTTCTAATAATGGTGTCGCACCAAAACCATTAATTAGTAAGGCTATTTCCTCATTTTTAGCCAGTTTTAGATCTTCACTTAACGCGTCGACCATCCGTTTTGCTAAGGCTTGTGCTGAAATAATTTTTTCTCGTTTGATACCTGGTTCACCATGAATACCAACACCATACTCCATTTCATCATCAGCTAAGCTAAACGTTGGCGTACCTTTAGCCGGGACTGTGCAAGAGTCAAATGCAAATCCGATGCTACGAACGTGGCTAGCTGCTTTATTCGCAACAGTTTTGACTTGAGCTAGTGATAAGCCAGATTCGGCAGCACTGCCTGCAATTTTATGGACTAATACTGTACCGGCAACCCCTCTACGTCCTACGGTATACAGGCTATCTTGCACGGCAATATCATCATCTACTTTGACATAATCAACCGTAATTCCATCCATTTCAGCTAAAAAAGCTGCATTTTGGAAGTTCATCATATCACCGCTGTAGTTTTTTATGATGAGGAGTGTTCCTTTATCACTTTTAGTCGATTTTATTGCTTGATATATTTGAATTTGTGATGGTGATGCAAAAACATCGCCACAAACCGCGGCATCTAGCATACCTTTACCAATAAAACCAGCATGTGCTGGTTCATGGCCGCTACCACCACCACTAATTAATGTGACTTTATTTTTATTAATATCACGCTTTTTAATGACTTTATATTTAGCCATTAATTCTAATTGTGGGTTGGCAGCCACAATACCTTGGCACATTTCTAAAACCATTGTTTCTGGCTGGTTCATTATTTTTTTCATTATGCTTAACTCCAAAATTCTTTATAGCGACTGCCCATTTTATCCGCCGCAATAATTGCCGCTTTAACTGAATCGATAGTAATTGGGAATGGCATAGCATGAATCGACTCTTCTTTAATGCAAGCTTTTTCTGCAACAGCGGTTATCTCATCATCACTAATGCTTTCAACACCTAGATCGGCAAGGCAAACAGGTAAACCAATTGATAAACAGAAATCCATCACCTGTTCAATCTCTTCTTGTGGCGCATTTTCTAAAACCAGTTGAGCAAGGGTACCGAAGGCGACCTTTTCACCATGGAAATAGTGATGCGTTGGCTCTAAAATAGTTAAACCATCATGAATGGCATGTGCGCCAGCAAGTCCGCCACTTTCAAAACCAAGTCCTGATAAGAGAATATTAGTCTCGATAATATTTTCAAGCGCTGGAGTGACGACATTATTATCACATGCTATTTTCGCTTTTTCACCATCTTTCAGTAGTGTTTCATAACAAAGCGTGGCTAATGCAAAAGCAGCTAGTGTTGGTTTGGCTCCACTACAGCTACCATTAAGAGCACCACAAGGTAATCCAGCATTAACATTTGAATAAGAACGCTGATTCGCTCTCGCTTCAAAATAGGTGGATAGCGCATCCCCCATTCCTGATACAAGAAAACGGGTAGGGGCTTTAGCGATAACGGTTGTGTCAACTAGAACAACATTTGGATTTTGTTTAAAATAGGCATAGTCGTCAAAAGCACCTTCAGGGGTATATAAGACGGCTGAGTGGCTCGTTGGTGCATCGGTTGCGGCAATAGTTGGAACGATAATCAGATTATTTCCTTCTGCAACACATTTAGCGGTATCAATGGCTTTACCACCACCTAATGCAATAATACAGTCACATTTTTGCTGCTGCGCTATTTGTTGTAAACGTTTCACTTCTTGACGAGAGCATTCTCCTGCAAAATTACTTGCCACAAAGCTGACACCAAAAGTTTTACAGGTACTATCTAACTGCGTTTTTACTCTAGCAATATCATCTTTATGAGCTATAAGTAGTGCTGATGTACCAAAGCTTTTAACAAAATAACCTAAGTTTAATAACTCATTTTCACCTTGTACATATTTTGTAGGGCAGATAAATGCTTTCCTCATGATAGTCCTCTTTTATGATTTTTGACTGTTGCTAATATTATTAGTAATAATATTTTCTAAAAGTATAGGTTTGTATTTTATTTAATTCAATGACTAAAGTTTAATATTGAGAGGTAGTGAACATTTTTACTAAAAATAACATAAAAAAAGAGCATCAACGATGCTCTAAGATTTATGATAATTTAATTATAGTTTTAATTTGTGATGATTGATGACTGTTCTGGTGCTTTTTTCTCTTTAATAAAGAACCATAATGCACATGCACCAATTATGTCAAAGATAGCTAAGGCGATAAAGAACGGACCAAAACCAATAACACCAACGAATGCACCAATAAATAGGTTAAAAATAAGTTGTCCAGTCCACGCACATGCACCCGCCATACCAACAACTGTTGCGACTTCATTTTTCTTAAATAAATCAGCACCTAAAGTAGCAGCAACGGTCGAAAGTAATTGATGGGCAAAGCCTCCTAAGCTAATTAAGAATACCGCAATATAAGGATTATCAACAATACTAACTAAACCGATTGTTGTCATAATAATTGCGCCAATAGTAAATGTAATTCTTCGCGAATTAATCAATGTAAAGCCACGTTCGTTAAAGAATTTAGCAACAAAGCCACTCGCTAGACAGCCTAAATCAGCCATTAAAAACGGTAGCCAAACAAACATTGCAATCTCTTTCAAACTAAAGTTTAGCGTTTGTACAAAGAAGATCGGGATCCAAAAGCTGATCGTTCCCCATGCAGGATCGGCAAGAAAACGTGCAATACCAATTCCCCAAAAGTTACGTTGCGATAAAATTTTTAAAATTGAAGTTTTCTCTTTAACTTGTAAAAACTTTTCTTGTCCTGATTCAATATAGTTGAGCTCTTCAGCTGAAACACGTTTTGAGTCTTTAGGATCGCGATAAAATATTAACCATGCAATCGCTGCTAAAAGTGCAAGTCCACCAGATACAACAAATGCGAACTGCCAGCTATGAAACATAATACACCAGGCAATCAGTGGTGGTGCTAACATGGCTCCAAAAGAGGTTCCCATATTAAATACACCTGTTGCGATCCCTCTCTCTTTAGCTGGAAACCAAGTGGAGGCTGTTTTTACTCCAGCGGGTATTGCTGAAGCTTCACTAAAGCCCATGATTCCACGCATAAATGCTAAACCTTGCCATGTACCAGTGAGTGCGTGCCCCATTGTTGCAAGCCCCCAAATCATTGCACAAATGGCAAAACCAAATCTTAACCCAATAGTATCAATAAAGAACCCCATAATTGGTTGACCAATTGTATAAGCTAATTGGAATGCACTAACAATCCATGAATATTGTTCATTCGTGATTCCCGTGCTTTCCATAATGGTCGGGGCTGCAACACCTAGCGCCGTCCGATCTAGATAGTTTATGATAGTTATCGCACAAACGAGTAGTATCATATACCACCTAAAATTTTTAATTTTCTTCATATTTTTCGTTCCTTTATGTTTATATTGAAAATAATTTCAATCAACTATTAATCTGGTGTTAGTCGTTCTTATGATTTTGCAAAATACTTTTCGGCATTGTTATAACAGATGTCGCTAATCATTTTGCCCACTAGATCAAAGTCGTGAGGGAGCTCACCATTTTCCATCCAATTACCGACCATATTGCAGATAATTCGACGGAAATATTCATGTCTTGTGAAGGATAGAAAGCTTCTTGAATCGGTTAGCATGCCAACAAATAGGCTTAACATTCCCATTTGTGATAGCTGCATAATTTGGCGCTCCATACCATCTTTTTGATCGTTAAACCACCAGCCTGAACCAAATTGAATTTTCCCTGCAATACCTGAACCTTGGAAATTACCAATCATGGTTGCTAAGACTTCGTTATCTCTAGGATTTAAGCAATACAAAATAGTTTTAGGCAGTTCATCGTTGGCATCAAGTGTACCGAGTAATGATGATAGCGGTTCTGCAATTGGTCTATCACCAATAGAGTCAAATCCGCTATCAGCACCAAGTAGTTTAAACATACGTTTATTATTGTTACGAATTGCCCCTAAATGTAATTGCATAACCCATTTACGCTGATGATATTCACGTCCCAACCAAACTAATACAGCGGTACTGAATTGCGCTATTTCAAGCTCACTTAACGGTTCGCCACTCATGCGTTTTGTGAATATTTCATTAAGTCGTTTTTCTGATGGGATATCGGCATAACGTAATATTTCGATACCATGATCTGAAGCTTCGCAGCCATGTTGTTCAAAATGGTCGAGTCGTTTGGTTAAAGCTGATAATAATTTTTCGAAGGAGTTGATCTCACAGTCAGTAACTTGACCTAATTGCTTGATATAATCGACAAATCCTGATAGTTCAATTTTAAAAACTTTATCTGGTCGCCAACTTGGTCGAACACGTGTTTTACAGCTTGGATCTGCTGCAATTTGTTGGTGATATTCTAAAGAGTCAATCGGATCATCTGTGGTACCAACTGCTTTAACATTCATCTGATTGAGAATGCCACGAGTTGAAAATTCTGGTGTCGCTAATAATTCGTTAGCTTGATGCCAAATTTTCTCTGCTGAATCAGGATTAAATAACGTATCTTTAATGCCAAAAGGTCTACGTAACTCTAAGTGAGTCCAATGATAGATTGGATTACCTAATGTTAGGGGAACCGTTTTAGCCCATACTTGATATTTTTCATAATCAGATGCATTACCCGTAATGAATTTTTCATCAACGCCAGCGGTTCTCAATACTCGCCATTTATAATGATCACCCGCTAACCAAATCTCGGCTAAATTGCGAAAATTTTTATTTTCGGCAATATCTTTTGTTGGTAAGTGGCAGTGATAATCATATATTGGTTGCTGCTCTGCATAATCGAAATAGAGACGTTGTGCTGCATTGGTTTGCAATAAAAAGTTATCATCTAAAAATTTTTTCATTGTTATATTCCAGTATTAGGCAATTATATTTTTTACGGTTTGTTTAGCACCATGTTTCATTAAAGAGAGGTAATGCGCTGCAACGGTCTGTTTAAATTGTGGATTATTAGGTAAATCGGCACCAAAAACCGTTGTTAATGCTAATAAATTATCAACGCGTTCTTGACCATCTTTAGTTGTGCTAACAATATTTTTTAGCTGTTCAGCCATTGGATCCCTGACATCAATTGTTTGCCCTGAATCGTCGATGCCACCCACATAACGCATCCATCCTGCAACACCTAGCGCTAATAATGAGTAATCAGAGCCATTTTTGATATGGAAACGGATGGAATCTAGCATACGCTGTGGTAATTTCTGTGTCCCGTCCATCGCGATTTGCCAAGTCTTGTGTTTTAATGAAGGATTCGTAAAACGCTCAATTAATTTGTCGGCATATTGCTGTAGATTTACATGACCTGGTACATGTAATGTTGGGGCTTGTTGCTTCATCATGAGCTGTGCGGTTGCTTTTCGATAGTATTCATCAGCCATACAATCATTGATATGTTGGTAACCAGCTAGGTAGCCAAGGTAGGCTAGAAACGAGTGACTACCATTTAGCATACGTAGTTTCATCTCTTCATATGGCACAACATCGCTTACAAATTCAGCTCCGACTTCATTCCAATTGGGTCTACCTGTGACAAAGTTATCCTCAATAACCCACTGAATAAAAGGTTCACAAGCAATACCACAAGGATCATACATGCCACCTAAAACTTGCTGAATTTCATCAAGAGTTTCATTGGTTGCTGCTGGAACAATACGATCGACCATCGTACAAGGGAAAGTCGTATTATTTTCGATCCACTCGGCTAATTTTTTATCCCGAGCTTGTGCTAAGCCCAAAATAGCCATTTTAAGCATTAAGCCATTTTCAGGAATGTTATCACATGAAAGTGCTGTAAATGATGGAACTCCTTTCGCCATTCTGCGTGCGAGAGCTTCAACAATAACCCCAGGTGCTGATTGTGGTTGAGTTGGATTAGCAAGATCAGCTTTAATTAATGCATTATTGAGATCTAAACCCGCACCACCAGGTAAAATGCAGTAGCCTTTTTCTGTAACGGTTAATGAAACAATTTCAACAATCGGATCAGCCATTTTTTGTAAAATAGTTTCAATGCCATCTGTAGGGGCGAGTAAAGACTCTTTTACACTACCAATAATAAAGGCTTCTTGGCTAGTCGCACCTTTTTCTAAAACAGTATAAAGATGATTTTGTTTACGAATATCTTCTATTAATTGTTCACCGCCGACAATATTAACCTCACAAATCGCCCAATCACTTTTACCCGTTTTTAATAGTCGATCGGTAAAAAGTGCTTGATGAGCACGGTGAAAAGCGCCAAATCCAAGATGAACAATGCGCGCTTTCATCGCTGTTCTATCATAATCTGGGGTATTTTTTACGTATGGGGGTAAATTTGACATATTTAACATAGATATCACCGTATATTTAAAATCATTGGATTATGTGGTTGAACATATTTTCATTTATATGATAAATATTCATCTTATTTTTTTATAATGTGTGACTTGGATCACGTAAATTGGTTTATTTATATTTAAATTTTGACATTGCTCATGTTATGACATTAAATATTGGTATGCCAATTTTCAAATAATAAGATAGAAAGTTATAAAAAGCGCTGTAAGATGAAATAATTCGCGTATAATTACTAATAAATTAGTTAATTTTTATAAAAGGTTATTGCAATGTTACCGTCAAATCGGCTGTATCAAGAAATTGGCAACCAGTTAAAGTTTTTACTCAAAAGTGGTACTTATAAGGTTGGTGATCGGTTGCCGCCAGAGAGAGATATCGCAGAAACATATAGTGTGAGTCGAACTGTCGTTCGAGAAGCATTAATTATGTTAGAGCTTGAAAATCTTGTTGATGTGAAAAAAGGTTCTGGTGTTTATGTTGTTGCTTTGCCAACAGATGAATTATCGGAAAGTGATAAAAAATTAGAAGAAGAAGATTTTGGTCCTTTTGAACTATTACAAGCAAGACAACTGATTGAAAGTAATATTGCCGCTTTTGCTGCTTCACAGATCGTGAAATCGGATATTGTGCAGTTAAGGGCAATGTTAGAACAAGAGCGTCGCGATTTAGCTGAAAATATTTTAAGTGATTATCATGCTGATGAAATGTTCCATATAGCGATTGCTAAAGCGACAAAAAATAGCGTACTTGAAAATTTATTAAATGATTTATGGCAGAAGCGTCATGCCAGTAAAATGTGGGATAAATTGCATAGTCGAATTCAAGATCATAGCTATCGTAAAAAATGGCTCGATGATCATGAAAAAATATTACAGGCGTTACAAATTAAAGATCCCGCTGCCGCTCGCCAAGCAATGTGGCAGCATTTGGAAAATGTGAAACAGACTTTGATGACTGTTTCTGATAGTGAAGATCCTGACTTTGATGGTTATTTATTTGAATCTATCCCAGTTGCTATTGTTAGCCGATAGATTGTAGCAATAATCTTAGCATTGTTTGTCTTCAATATTTATAACAACACAAGCGTTACATAAAGGAGATTTATATGGAACAAACAATGCGTTGGTTCGGGCCTAATGATCCCGTATCATTAGATGATATACGACAATCTGGAGCCACAGGAATTGTGACTGCGCTTCACCATATTCCAAATGGTGAGGTTTGGCCAATTGAAGAGATTCAAAAACGTAAAAAAATCATTGAAGATAAAGGTCTAACATGGTCTGTTGTTGAAAGTATTCCGGTTCATGAAGAGATCAAAACTCATTCAGGTAATTACGATAAACATATCGCTAACTATCAACAATCCATCCGTAATCTAGCTGCTTGTGGTATTGATACCGTTTGTTATAACTTTATGCCAGTGCTTGATTGGACTCGAACTGACCTATCTTATGAATTACCAGACGGCTCAAGAGCGTTACGCTTTGATCAAATCGAGTTTGCTGCTTTTGATATTTTTATTTTACAACGACCTAATGCGGAAAAAGATTATTCGGCATCCGATATTGCAGAAGCAAAAAAATATTATGAAACAGCAAGTCAGGAGCAAAAAGATCGATTAGTAAAAAATATTATAGCGGGTTTACCAGGTGCTGAAGAAGGCTATACATTAGCCCAATTTAGAGATCATTTAGCGACTTATGATGGAATTAATAAAGCGAAACTACGTGAAAATTTTGCTTATTTTTTGAAGGCGATCGTTAAAGTTGCAGAAGAAGTCGGGGTTGTGTTAAGTGTTCACCCTGATGATCCACCGCGTCCAATTTTAGGTTTACCACGTATTGTCTCAACAATTGATGATATGCAGTGGCTTAAAGAGACTGTGGATAGTATTCATAATGGTTTTTGTTTCTGTACCGGATCTTATGGTGTTCGCGAAGATAATGATTTAGCTACAATGGCAGCTAAGTTTTCTGACCGAGTTCACTTTGTACACTTACGTGCAACCGTGCGTGAAGGTAATCCACTATCATTCCATGAAGGTGATCACTTAGCTGGTGACGTTGATATGTATGCGGTTATCAAAGCGCTAGTTACTGAGGAAGAGCGCCGTAAAAAACTAGGTATAAAGCGCGCAATTCCAGTCCGTCCGGATCACGGTCATCAAATGCTTGATGATTTGAAGAAAAAGACGAATCCAGGTTATTCTGCAATTGGTCGTCTGCGTGGTTTAGCTGAAATTCGTGGTGTAGAGTACGCTATTCGTAAGGCCTTTTTTGAATAGGTAACTCTATTTTGTGTGATTGATATTGCTGAGTATTTTGCTGGCAATATCAATCATTTTAATCAGCGCCTTATTATTCAACTACCATGTTTTACATTATTTTTATTCATCACTCTTATTGATATCTTGCTGTTCATTGTCATGTCTATGAGCACGTTTATGGTGATGATGCTTACCATGACGATGGTGATGACCCCGTTTATTTTCATCGCATCGTTTATGTCTACAAGACTCAGACTCTTCATCTTGTTCAGAAAATAATTTTAGTGATGAGGTTAACTTTTCAAGTAAATTAGATAAATTATCAATCTCTGTTTCATTAAAATCGTTGAAAACATCATTGATAAAACGTGATTTTTCTAATTTTGACGCTTCGATTTTCTCACTACCCGCTTCAGTTAAAAAAATCTTAAATGATCGTTTATCATTTTCATCTTGAGTTTTAGTAATAAAACCACGATGTTCCAATTTTTGGACTAATTCACTCATCGATGATGGCTTAACATCTAATTTTTCGGCCAATTCACGTTGCGTTATTCCATTTTGTTGATGCTCTTGTAATAGCGCAAATAGGCGTCCCTTGCCTCGTACTGAATCTTTATTTTGATGCTTATTACGACGAAGTAGATTAAAGCTATAATGTAAGTTATCTATAATATTGAGTTTGTTTTGCATAATATTCCTATAATAATTGATATGGTTATTTAATTAGGTACCGAACTAAATGCTAGTATAATAGTAATTTATTAAATTGCAATATATTTAGGTACCTAATTACTTTTTCAATAAGGTTTTAGCTATTACATTTTCCTATAGAATAAATTAACCATTTGATTTAATTGGTAAAAATAGCCTTAATAATGAGACTATTTTTTAGTAATGAGAGTGAGAAACACAGATAGAGGTATTGTTACAGTACGTTTAAATGTATTGATTTTACAAAGTGTATGACGAAATTTGTATGATTAGGCTTTAAAACTATGTAGTCGGTTCATTGCAATATTCAAACCCTCTTTTACAAAGAGTTCAGTACAGCGAACAGATTCATCAATAGCTTGAGCAATTAATATTTGTTCTGATTGAGACGGTTTATTGAGTACAAATCCGACAACTTTACTTTTATCGCCGGGATGACCAATACCAATACGTAATCGATAAAAATTGGCGTTATTTCCTAATTTGCTAATGATATCTTTTAAACCATTATGCCCGCCATGACTACCACCTAATTTAAGTTTAGCGATGCCAGGATTAAGATCTAGTTCATCATGAGCGACCAAAATTTCTTCTGGCTTGATTTGATAAAAGGTTGCCATCGCTTGCACGGCTTTGCCACTTAAATTCATAAAGGTTGTAGGTACTAATAAACGAATATCTTGTCCATCAATATTGATTCGGGCTGTATAACCAAAAAATTTTGCTTCATTTTTAAGTGATTGGTTAAAACGTTCAGCAAGTTGATCCACATACCAAGCTCCCGCATTATGGCGAGTTGCTGCATATTCGGCACCTGGGTTGGCAAGTCCAACAATTAATTTTATTGTCGTCATAATATTTTAAGCTATTAAAAAACCGATGAATATACCATCGGTTTTTAATTAGTGATTTTACCTATTAGTAATGAAACATAGCAGAAATAGACTCTTCATTACTGATTCGTCTAATCGCTTCAGCAAGCATTCCTGATAATGTTAGCTGGCGAACATTTTTTAAGGCTCTAACTTGCGGCGTAAGTGGAATAGTATCACATACGACAATTTCATCAATTTTTGAATGCTTGATATTCTCAACTGCTTTACCAGAGAAAATCGGATGAGTTGCATAAGCAAATACGCGTTTAGCACCACGCGCTTTTAGTGCTTCAGCCGCTTTACATAAAGTACCTGCTGTATCAATCATATCATCGACTAAAATACAGTCACGACCGGCAACATCACCAATGATATT is drawn from Orbaceae bacterium BiB and contains these coding sequences:
- a CDS encoding ABC transporter ATP-binding protein codes for the protein MSLVPALELIGLKKTYRNGVQALKGIDLTVKSGDFYALLGPNGAGKSTTIGIISSLVNKTSGQVKIFGYDLESDVVNAKRQLGLVPQEFNFNPFETVLQIVVNQGGYYGLPRKLAIARAEKYLRILDLWDKRNSRARMLSGGMKRRLMIARALVHEPKLLILDEPTAGVDIELRRSMWDFLRDINQQGITIILTTHYLEEAEMLCRNIGIIQNGELIANTSMKNLLANAKNETLIFDYLPIDKTPDLAGYRYKIIEPGSLEIEIDKVKGLNPLFKLFEQQQIQIISMHNKGNRLEELFIDLVRGEFKGESHE
- a CDS encoding ABC transporter permease — its product is MNSLYWIALKSIWRKEITRFMRIWVQTLIPPVVTMSLYFIIFGNLIGSRVGDMGGFSYMQFIVPGLIMMSVITNSYTNVCSSFFSSKFQHNIEELLVAPVPTHIIIWGYVGGGVARGVFTGILVTIISMLFVSYDVHSWAMIICTLLLTAILFSLAGLLNAVFAKSFDDISIVPTFVLTPLTYLGGVFYSLTLLPTFWQWVSKLNPIVYMINGFRYGFLGVSDVSLIFTFSMLILFVVVMYIICWRIIESGRGLRS
- the dhaK gene encoding dihydroxyacetone kinase subunit DhaK translates to MKKIMNQPETMVLEMCQGIVAANPQLELMAKYKVIKKRDINKNKVTLISGGGSGHEPAHAGFIGKGMLDAAVCGDVFASPSQIQIYQAIKSTKSDKGTLLIIKNYSGDMMNFQNAAFLAEMDGITVDYVKVDDDIAVQDSLYTVGRRGVAGTVLVHKIAGSAAESGLSLAQVKTVANKAASHVRSIGFAFDSCTVPAKGTPTFSLADDEMEYGVGIHGEPGIKREKIISAQALAKRMVDALSEDLKLAKNEEIALLINGFGATPLLELYVLNYYVTQELAAKQTTIDKILVGNYMTSIDMAGASVSIMKLDNELKQYLHIPCQTPALHITKEDSNYHFDPKLLFSTTIVDVQETELTDIGNNQVMGNNFSFGNLKYLIHEMGEIIIKNEQPFCDLDSYAGDGDFGMSVAKGFKQLKREWNDIIAQSKDIGSFLDHCSIVIMEHCGGASGPIWGFAFKSAAKSCIAKQSLSLSDFADMLQAAVNGIQTVGKRSFGRGAVVGDKTLIDALVPCADSWSQLANSSSSIKEAFEAGAKAAVDGAEKTKLIAARMGRAGTVGERSIGYPDAGAYALGVIFTELTTKLKFS
- a CDS encoding glycerol dehydrogenase is translated as MRKAFICPTKYVQGENELLNLGYFVKSFGTSALLIAHKDDIARVKTQLDSTCKTFGVSFVASNFAGECSRQEVKRLQQIAQQQKCDCIIALGGGKAIDTAKCVAEGNNLIIVPTIAATDAPTSHSAVLYTPEGAFDDYAYFKQNPNVVLVDTTVIAKAPTRFLVSGMGDALSTYFEARANQRSYSNVNAGLPCGALNGSCSGAKPTLAAFALATLCYETLLKDGEKAKIACDNNVVTPALENIIETNILLSGLGFESGGLAGAHAIHDGLTILEPTHHYFHGEKVAFGTLAQLVLENAPQEEIEQVMDFCLSIGLPVCLADLGVESISDDEITAVAEKACIKEESIHAMPFPITIDSVKAAIIAADKMGSRYKEFWS
- a CDS encoding MFS transporter, with the translated sequence MKKIKNFRWYMILLVCAITIINYLDRTALGVAAPTIMESTGITNEQYSWIVSAFQLAYTIGQPIMGFFIDTIGLRFGFAICAMIWGLATMGHALTGTWQGLAFMRGIMGFSEASAIPAGVKTASTWFPAKERGIATGVFNMGTSFGAMLAPPLIAWCIMFHSWQFAFVVSGGLALLAAIAWLIFYRDPKDSKRVSAEELNYIESGQEKFLQVKEKTSILKILSQRNFWGIGIARFLADPAWGTISFWIPIFFVQTLNFSLKEIAMFVWLPFLMADLGCLASGFVAKFFNERGFTLINSRRITFTIGAIIMTTIGLVSIVDNPYIAVFLISLGGFAHQLLSTVAATLGADLFKKNEVATVVGMAGACAWTGQLIFNLFIGAFVGVIGFGPFFIALAIFDIIGACALWFFIKEKKAPEQSSIITN
- the uxaC gene encoding glucuronate isomerase — translated: MKKFLDDNFLLQTNAAQRLYFDYAEQQPIYDYHCHLPTKDIAENKNFRNLAEIWLAGDHYKWRVLRTAGVDEKFITGNASDYEKYQVWAKTVPLTLGNPIYHWTHLELRRPFGIKDTLFNPDSAEKIWHQANELLATPEFSTRGILNQMNVKAVGTTDDPIDSLEYHQQIAADPSCKTRVRPSWRPDKVFKIELSGFVDYIKQLGQVTDCEINSFEKLLSALTKRLDHFEQHGCEASDHGIEILRYADIPSEKRLNEIFTKRMSGEPLSELEIAQFSTAVLVWLGREYHQRKWVMQLHLGAIRNNNKRMFKLLGADSGFDSIGDRPIAEPLSSLLGTLDANDELPKTILYCLNPRDNEVLATMIGNFQGSGIAGKIQFGSGWWFNDQKDGMERQIMQLSQMGMLSLFVGMLTDSRSFLSFTRHEYFRRIICNMVGNWMENGELPHDFDLVGKMISDICYNNAEKYFAKS